Proteins from a single region of Electrophorus electricus isolate fEleEle1 chromosome 5, fEleEle1.pri, whole genome shotgun sequence:
- the klhl40b gene encoding kelch-like protein 40b: MALPIDQTEEPRLYQQTLLQDGLCDLLESDSMVDCVLKIKDKEFPCHRLVLAACSSYFRAFFQSGVEESKQREIVLEDIEPGVMGMVLKYLYTSSISVTEQNVQDIFALANILQIPSIFTVCVSFLQKRLSLSNCLAIFRLGLMLDCPRLAVSARNFACERFPLISKNEDFHRLSPSELAAVLSSDVLNVEMEQAVFEALLEWVAYDRDTRLPELPALLDCVRFRLMPQDYFAEKVEQHEWLRSNPEVGKKLQLVKDAHAGKLPEVKKGKKREEEAKKEGEEEEKQEELLPGILNDNLRFGMFVRDLIFMISNTGSVAYDPLGNDCYVASLSTQIPKNHCSLATKENQIFVAGGLFFDEHSKEEQLNSYFLQFDPASSDWLGMPPVPCSRFLFGMGEADNFIFVIGGKELKEGENSLDSVLVYNRQSFKWGESVPVPYAVYGHGTVSHNGLIYVIGGKGDDKQCLKRACAYDTKKEEWRELAPLKTARSLFGIAVHNNKIYVAAGVTDAGLTGSVEIYDIATDKWSEFVEFPQERSSLSLVSVANAIYAVGGFAMVPNEDGELIPTETNDVWRYDEGEKKWTGVLKEIRYASTATVLGVRLNTLRLTKM, translated from the exons ATGGCTCTGCCCATAGACCAGACGGAAGAGCCCCGTCTGTACCAGCAGACCCTGCTGCAGGACGGCCTCTGCGATCTGCTGGAGAGTGACAGCATGGTGGACTGTGTGCTGAAGATTAAAGACAAGGAGTTCCCCTGCCACCGGCTGGTGCTGGCCGCCTGCAGCTCCTACTTCCGGGCGTTCTTCCAGTCGGGCGTGGAGGAGAGCAAGCAGCGTGAGATTGTTCTGGAGGACATCGAGCCCGGCGTCATGGGCATGGTGCTTAAATACCTCTATACGTCCAGCATCAGTGTGACAGAGCAGAATGTGCAGGACATCTTCGCGCTGGCCAACATTCTGCAGATCCCATCCATCTTCACCGTGTGTGTGTCGTTCCTGCAGAAGCGACTGAGTCTGAGCAACTGCTTGGCTATCTTTCGCCTGGGCCTCATGCTCGACTGCCCCCGCCTGGCTGTGTCGGCCCGCAACTTCGCCTGCGAGCGCTTCCCGTTGATCTCCAAAAATGAGGACTTCCACCGGCTCAGTCCCAGCGAGCTGGCGGCCGTCCTCTCGTCGGACGTGCTGAATGTGGAGATGGAGCAGGCTGTGTTCGAGGCCCTGCTGGAGTGGGTGGCGTATGACAGAGACACGCGGCTTCCGGAGCTTCCGGCCCTGCTGGACTGTGTGCGCTTCCGTCTCATGCCGCAAGACTATTTtgcagagaaggtggagcagcATGAGTGGCTGCGATCCAACCCAGAGGTTGGCAAGAAGCTGCAGCTGGTCAAAGATGCCCACGCTGGGAAGCTTCCAGAAGTCAAGaaggggaagaagagagaagaagaggccaagaaggagggagaggaggaagaaaagcAGGAGGAACTACTTCCTGGAATCCTGAACGATAACCTGAGGTTTGGCATGTTTGTCAGAGACCTGATATTTATGATTAGTAACACTGGCTCTGTGGCTTATGACCCTTTAGGGAATGACTGCTATGTAGCATCACTGTCCACCCAGATTCCAAAAAATCACTGCAGTCTAGCTACCAAAGAGAACCAAATCTTTGTGGCTGGAGGACTTTTCTTTGATGAACACAGCAAAGAGGAACAGCTCAACTCATACTTTTTACAG TTTGATCCCGCAAGTTCAGATTGGCTCGGCATGCCCCCTGTGCCCTGCTCACGGTTTCTTTTTGGCATGGGTGAAGCAGACAACTTCATCTTTGTCATTGGTGGAAAAGAGttgaaagaaggagagaacTCTTTGGATTCGGTCCTGGTTTACAACAGGCA GTCTTTCAAATGGGGAGAATCAGTTCCAGTCCCATATGCAGTATATGGCCATGGAACGGTGTCTCATAACGGACTCATCTACGTAATAGGAGGAAAAGGAGATGACAA ACAGTGTCTGAAGAGAGCGTGTGCCTACGACACAAAGAAAGAGGAATGGAGAGAACTAGCGCCATTGAAGACGGCACGATCGCTGTTTGGCATCGCCGTTCATAATAACAAGATCTACGTGGCTGCAGGTGTTACGGATGCTGGCCTAACTGGCAGCGTAGAGATCTATGACATTGCAACAGACAA GTGGTCTGAGTTTGTGGAGTTTCCTCAAGAGCGAAGTTCCCTCAGTCTTGTCTCAGTGGCAAATGCTATCTATGCTGTGGGCGGCTTTGCAATGGTTCCAAATGAAGACGGTGAGCTCATACCCACAGAAACTAATGACGTATGGAG GTATGATGAAGGTGAGAAGAAGTGGACCGGTGTCCTGAAAGAGATCCGCTATGCTTCCACTGCCACGGTGCTGGGTGTCCGTCTCAACACGCTGAGACTCACTAAAATGTAA
- the hhatlb gene encoding hedgehog acyltransferase like, b, whose protein sequence is MGVKAALPKHELYFYYVVLCFAMLWAASWILEVSSSNVNRKSFKSNIQPGWYFFGRKMDTADVEWMMWFSTFREHIVFALSGHILFAKICSMLAPQYRSLVHTVYCVLAVLSSMGWTYVMLILSHCMLLYSISLVKLRWLCFTAGLTMLATFKMEPFISWQAGFVSGSFELRPVFFYGGCGFSIMRCISFALENCEKKEGNYSVLELLKYNFYLPFFYFGPIMTFDKFHLQANNPDLSRKEREMWNISVQALLHLGAIIVVAILFHFLYILTIPSDLKLLKRLSDWAIAGLAYLNVVYDWVKTAVMFGVINTVSRLDHLDPPKPPKCTTMLYVFSEMHFDRGIHDWLCKYVYNHLGGQHNNVLDELVASLCTYGIIALWLGPSWGIFIWAFFNCFGLNFEMWMAKFFSTEPFVSIEMAMSQSMSRRIRAVLNTFNFWSIVLYNIVALNSLDFAKLVAKRLLVKGFPLSTITVMFVTYCLVQIIKEREREQALIHDPDPPPSSTTTSAQTPSTAHPLDKEKPE, encoded by the exons ATGGGGGTCAAAGCAGCTCTTCCCAAACATGAACTCTACTTCTATTATGTGGTGCTGTGCTTTGCCATGCTGTGGGCTGCCAGCTGGATTTTGGAGGTGTCCAGCT CAAATGTAAACCGAAAATCCTTCAAGTCCAACATCCAGCCAGGATGGTACTTCTTCGGCAGGAAAATG GACACGGCTGATGTGGAGTGGATGATGTGGTTCTCTACGTTCCGAGAGCATATTGTGTTTGCGCTCTCTGGCCACATTCTGTTTGCCAAGATCTGCTCCATGCTGGCCCCACAG TACAGGTCCCtggtgcacacagtgtactgcGTGCTGGCTGTGCTCTCCAGCATGGGCTGGACCTACGTGATGTTGATCCTCTCCCACTGCATGCTGCTCTACAGCATCTCCCTGGTGAAGCTGCGCTGGCTGTGCTTTACCGCCGGCCTCACAATGCTGGCCACCTTCAAGATGGAGCCCTTCATCTCCTGGCAG GCGGGGTTTGTGAGCGGCTCCTTCGAGCTCCGCCCTGTGTTCTTCTATGGAGGGTGTGGCTTCTCCATCATGCGCTGCATTAGTTTTGCCCTGGAGAACTGTGAGAAGAAAGAGGGCAACTACAGCGTACTGGAGCTTCTCAAGTACAACTTCTACCTCCCTTTCTTCTACTTTGGACCCATCATGACGTTTGACAAGTTCCATCTGCAG GCCAACAATCCTGACTTgagcaggaaagagagggagatgtggaaCATTTCCGTCCAGGCGTTGTTGCACCTGGGGGCTATTATCGTGGTGGCCATCCTCTTTCACTTCCTGTACATTCTGACAATACCCAGTGACCTGAAGTTGCTGAAACGCCTGTCAGACTGGGCCATcg CTGGGCTGGCTTATTTGAATGTGGTGTATGATTGGGTGAAAACAGCTGTGATGTTTGGGGTGATAAACACGGTGTCTCGACTAGACCATCTGgacccccccaaaccccccaaaTGCACCACAATGCTCTATGTCTTCTCAGAGAT GCACTTTGATAGAGGAATCCATGACTGGCTCTGCAA GTACGTGTATAACCACCTAGGTGGGCAACATAACAATGTGTTGGACGAGTTGGTAGCCTCCCTCTGCACTTACGGCATCATTGCCCTGTGGCTGGGGCCAAGCTGGGGGATCTTCATCTGGGCCTTCTTCAACTGCTTTGGGCTTAACTTTGAGATGTGGATGGCCAAGTTCTTCTCTACAGAGCCCTTTGTTTCCATTGAG ATGGCGATGTCACAATCTATGTCACGCAGAATTAGAGCCGTGCTAAATACGTTCAACTtttggagcattgtcctgtacAACATCGTGGCCCTCAACAGCCTTGACTTTGCTAAGCTTGTTGCCAAAAGACTTCTGGTAAAAG GATTTCCCTTGTCCACCAtcactgtgatgtttgtgaCCTACTGCTTGGTGCAGATTattaaagagagagaacgagagcaGGCACTGATCCATGACCCTGaccctccaccctcatccaccACCACCTCGGCCCAGACACCCAGCACTGCTCACCCTCTGGACAAGGAAAAACCAGAGTAG
- the gars1 gene encoding glycine--tRNA ligase, with protein MLRGVASLLRVSTGTLAGLFAPRTKAEPHLIRPFYLSVCLSKRNKKTSWSELPRGQKMDGNIEEILAPLRQAVKEQGELVRQMKAENAPGVDVTKAVAELRARKRLLEAKELSLQPKDDIVDRTKMEDTLKRRFFYDQAFAIYGGVSGLYDFGPVGCMLKNNVVQSWRQHFIHEEQILEIDCTMLTPEPVLKTSGHVDKFADYMVKDVKNGECFRADHLLKAHLQKLMSDKKCTAEKKSEMESVITQMDNYSQQELTDLFVQYNVKSPSTGNDLTPPISFNLMFQTSIGPGGNMPGYLRPETAQGIFLNFKRLLEFNQGRLPFAAAQIGNSFRNEISPRSGLIRVREFTMAEIEHFVDPNEKVHSKFSNVADLEISLYSSKAQTSGQSAHIMKLGDAVEQGIINNSVLGYFIGRIYLYLIKVGVAKDKLRFRQHMDNEMAHYACDCWDAEAKTSYGWIEIVGCADRSCYDLLCHARATRVPLVAEKPLKEPKVVNVVQFEPNKGAIGKAYKKDAKLVMEFLAACDECYITDQEKLLSENGEFTVETDGKTFTLKKDMVSIKRFQKTLHVEDVVPNVIEPSFGIGRIMYCVFEHTFRIREGDEQRTYFSFPATVAPYKCSVLPLSQNQEFMPFVRELSEAMTKNGVSHKVDDSSGSIGRRYARTDEIGVAFGITIDFDTVNKTPHTATLRDRDSMRQIRAEIGELPEVIRDLANGVTTWAEVESKYPIFEGQETTKKDAVEE; from the exons ATGCTTCGGGGGGTAGCATCACTGCTGAGGGTTAGTACCGGGACTCTGGCCGGCCTCTTCGCTCCCAGGACCAAAGCTGAGCCGCATCTTATCAGACCATTCTACCTGTCCGTCTGCTTGAGTAAGAGAAATAAGAAAACTAGTTGGTCAGAGCTACCCAGAGGACAAAAGATGGATGGGAACATCGAGGAGATTCTTGCTCCGCTGAGACAGGCGGTGAAGGAACAG GGCGAGCTCGTGCGCCAGATGAAAGCGGAGAACGCCCCGGGCGTTGACGTCACCAAAGCAGTGGCGGAGCTGAGGGCGCGCAAAAGGCTCCTTGAAGCCAAG GAGCTTTCTCTGCAGCCCAAAGACGATATAGTGGACAGAACTAAGATGGAGGACACGCTGAAGAGACGATTCTTCTATGACCAAGCGTTTGCCATTTATGGGG GTGTGAGCGGCCTGTATGACTTTGGCCCGGTTGGGTGCATGCTGAAGAACAATGTTGTACAGAGCTGGAGGCAGCACTTCATCCACGAGGAGCAGATTCTGGAGATCGACTGCACCATGCTTACTCCCGAACCTGTGCTCAA GACATCTGGGCATGTGGACAAATTTGCAGACTACATGGTGAAGGATGTAAAGAATGGCGAATGCTTCCGTGCTGACCACCTCTTGAAAG CTCATCTTCAGAAACTGATGAGTGACAAGAAGTGTACAGCAGAAAAGAAGAGTGAAATGGAGTCTGTCATCACTCAG ATGGACAACTACTCTCAGCAGGAGCTCACCGATCTATTTGTGCAATACAACGTGAAGTCACCCAGCACAGGAAATGACCTCACACCACCCATCTCATTCAACCTGATGTTCCAGACCTCCATTGGTCCAGGGGGGAACATGCCAGG CTATCTGAGGCCTGAAACAGCTCAGGGAATCTTCCTCAACTTCAAACGTCTGTTGGAGTTTAACCAGGGTAGGCTGCCGTTCGCTGCCGCCCAGATCGGAAACTCCTTCAGGAACGAGATCTCTCCTCGCTCCGGCCTTATCCGCGTCAG AGAGTTTACAATGGCTGAGATCGAGCACTTTGTTGATCCGAATGAAAAGGTGCATTCCAAATTCTCCAACGTGGCTGATCTGGAGATTTCGCTGTACTCTTCCAAAGCGCAGACCAGTGGACAGTCAGCCCATATCATGAAGCTCGGGGATGCAGTGGAACAG ggAATCATCAACAACTCAGTCCTAGGCTACTTCATTGGTAGGATCTACCTCTACCTGATCAAAGTGGGTGTGGCCAAAGACAAACTGCGCTTTCGGCAGCACATGGACAACGAGATGGCCCATTACGCCTGTGACTGTTGGGATGCTGAAGCCAAAACCTCCTAT GGCTGGATCGAGATTGTGGGTTGCGCTGACCGCTCCTGTTATGATCTGCTCTGCCATGCGCGGGCCACCAGGGTCCCGCTGGTGGCTGAGAAACCTCTGAAGGAACCC AAAGTTGTAAATGTTGTCCAGTTTGAGCCAAACAAAGGCGCTATCGGCAAGGCGTATAAAAAAGATGCCAAGCTGGTCATGGAATTCCTTGCTGCCTGTGATGAGTGCTACATCACAGACCAGGAGAAACTGCTCAGTGAGAATGG CGAGTTTACTGTCGAGACTGATGGCAAAACCTTCACCCTCAAGAAGGACATGGTGAGCATCAAGAGGTTCCAGAAGACCTTACACG TCGAAGACGTCGTCCCCAACGTTATAGAGCCTTCCTTTGGAATCGGCAGGATCATGTACTGCGTATTTGAGCACACATTCCGTATCAGGGAAGGCGACGAGCAAAGAACG TATTTCAGCTTCCCAGCCACTGTAGCCCCCTACAAGTGTTCTGTTCTGCCACTGAGTCAGAATCAGGAGTTTATGCCATTCGTACGCGAACTCT CTGAAGCCATGACCAAAAACGGTGTGTCCCACAAGGTGGACGACTCCTCAGGCTCCATCGGGAGGCGCTACGCCAGGACGGATGAAATAGGCGTGGCCTTCGGTATCACGATTGACTTCGACACAGTCAACAAGACCCCCCACACGGCCACTCTTAGGGATCGGGACTCCATGAGGCAGATCAGAGCAGAG ATTGGTGAGCTGCCTGAGGTCATCCGAGACCTTGCCAATGGCGTCACCACATGGGCTGAAGTGGAGAGCAAGTACCCCATCTTTGAAGGCCAGGAAACTACCAAGAAGGACGCAGTGGAAGAGTAA